In the genome of Flavivirga spongiicola, one region contains:
- a CDS encoding LamG-like jellyroll fold domain-containing protein has translation MENFSSFSKYILFGLFLCYSFTAISQDFKIQHIQDDIGNTGGTNTSFTAVSSTNSAFALANNNRKTNAGSSGTSSAFQGDDLAGARRLTATGTLTYYRESGSDPVAAGMRFNTSIWEYIGTGGGANEMIIRGRYAIPLNGTTISATQALTGVVNANKCIPFITGIMNNVTSQGADSGTAIAYLSNATTLNVLKGSNANNVTVYITVVEFTGSNWTVLHGDSGSVSADTGTITLNDNEDGNSGTSTSVSDWSEAIIFSHHIGDTGTNNVNDARSDNWPLMDPGSDNQSVDWTFNGDHNSAGTNRHFTHVLVNSNITVARFQDTSSTADESTIDITSAGLTDLSQALIVGSSTTSGTSAFYARGWRNYYFNSLTEAAHWSHRSGSTMAHEIQIVNFVAPAPVQTEGPGGITTNLELWLKADSGVEEAASDSAEDTDPVLNWLDHTINNNDAIQSTGLNKPIFAENTINFNPTVDFDGTNHEMSASAATNSQITIFAVAEGAYSSTKSLIDLDNGANGSVYVEQTAATTFQGSYTDSASSTSGVVSNDLTATTSGTPYLINYRHLTGEKNRLFINGIVQTVPGVNTNANTLSGNFTAGIGANLSTSSTRWNGGIAEMIVYNYKVPQADRWKIESYLAIKYGITLGVNGTSQDYVDSDNRVIWDQSDNAGYNYNVTGIGQDDKSELNQKQSKSINTTDDITIGIKDIATNNSTNTNAFFADKTFLIWGHDNGATTATTDITKDFGAGTGVTANVNVTPIVRKWKMVVTDSIPTIKLSIPESMVSATNPGGEEYVMIVADDALFTTNVTSATMEDVGTELEVDFYFEGTKYITFGSTPEVDLGSRSVFFDGTDSYITAGDVNDLANMDYTISAWVKRDSIKFDIISKRNYFHEAPGPPSETYTHGYSFRINTDGKFRMVWRDPEDSANNVMETSAMIPSKEWHHIAATYDSGTNMTNLYIDGYLEDSDNTLNAMNTPSDAHFIIGAAHHIKRQQKAKGNVDEVRVWDVTLTGDQIRYIMNQEIEENGALNADGKVLPLATTKNEIMSIPWNNLIAYYPMSMIVFGSIKDESNSGNDASMINYDGIDVQTAPLPYKTIQNGDWDDSATWENGNVQYLPGVDSYLDALETIDYNIVQIDHNVTMDNSDNLLIPASRNGNRTLLGLIINSGELQIAGSNATNTGYALTVSHYLKLDGTIDLEGESQLIQTVDSDLDTSSSGSLERDQQGTRDLYTYNYWSSPVGRTNTSNNNVNYTLPEILNDGLDSANPLTINFLTSGYNGTPGTVGTTPIGIADYWIWKYANRPTDNYPSWQHIRSNGLLNIGEGFTMKGVEDTGGLITQTQNYVFSGKPNNGEITLSLSAGNDYLIGNPYPSAIDANEFILDNISDGLGRAASNIINGTLYFWDHFAVDSHLLKEYQGGYATYTLIGTTVAISNDTRINNTGASGTKTPGQYIPVGQGFYVVADTGGTITFKNSQRTFVTEASASSSFLKPGNTKKQKSKTQKGKIDNRQKIKLMFDSPDGYHRQLLVGVDEHTTNGCDIGYDAPLIEDNKEDMFWVFSDNEYIIQAVNNFNLEQKLPMGIRIGKEGIASIKIDDLENISNDLDIYLNDKELDIYHNLRDGNYEVYLPVGNHLDRFEITFSNGSSSNSLDVDDIEDTALQVYFSNEKESIIVHNPTLKDIESIEMFNILGQSLLQFEPKTNTNYIEYNVSQIKTGSYILKIETKDGKISKKVLVK, from the coding sequence ATGGAAAATTTCTCCTCATTCTCCAAGTACATCCTTTTTGGGCTATTTCTATGTTATAGCTTCACTGCTATTTCTCAAGATTTTAAGATACAGCATATACAAGATGATATTGGTAATACTGGCGGTACTAACACTAGTTTTACTGCTGTGTCTTCTACAAATAGCGCTTTTGCTTTAGCTAATAATAACCGTAAAACAAATGCGGGGAGCTCTGGAACCAGTAGTGCTTTTCAAGGAGATGATTTAGCAGGAGCCAGAAGACTTACAGCAACTGGCACATTAACTTATTACCGAGAATCTGGTTCAGATCCAGTAGCTGCTGGTATGCGTTTCAATACCTCTATATGGGAATATATTGGAACTGGTGGAGGTGCTAATGAAATGATTATAAGAGGAAGATATGCTATTCCTTTAAACGGAACAACAATTAGTGCAACCCAAGCATTAACTGGAGTCGTTAATGCAAATAAGTGTATCCCTTTTATTACAGGTATAATGAATAATGTGACATCACAAGGTGCAGATTCGGGTACGGCTATAGCTTACTTATCTAATGCTACAACGCTTAATGTTTTAAAAGGATCTAACGCAAATAATGTAACCGTATATATAACTGTTGTAGAATTTACGGGATCTAACTGGACAGTTCTTCATGGTGATTCTGGTAGTGTAAGTGCCGATACGGGTACCATTACCCTTAATGATAATGAAGATGGAAATTCTGGAACTAGCACATCTGTAAGTGATTGGTCTGAAGCCATTATCTTTAGTCACCATATTGGAGATACAGGTACAAATAATGTTAATGATGCAAGGTCAGATAACTGGCCTTTAATGGATCCTGGTTCAGATAATCAAAGTGTAGACTGGACATTTAATGGTGACCATAATTCTGCTGGTACAAACAGGCATTTCACTCATGTTTTAGTAAATTCAAATATTACTGTTGCACGATTTCAGGATACAAGTAGTACCGCAGATGAATCCACTATTGATATAACTTCTGCCGGGTTAACTGATCTAAGTCAAGCATTAATTGTTGGATCTTCCACTACAAGTGGTACCAGCGCATTTTATGCTAGAGGTTGGAGAAATTATTATTTCAACTCTTTAACTGAAGCCGCACACTGGTCTCACAGAAGTGGTAGCACCATGGCTCATGAAATCCAAATAGTTAATTTTGTTGCTCCTGCCCCAGTTCAAACGGAAGGACCAGGTGGTATTACCACTAACTTAGAATTATGGCTTAAAGCAGACTCTGGTGTTGAAGAGGCTGCCAGTGATAGTGCCGAAGATACAGACCCTGTATTAAATTGGTTGGATCATACCATAAACAATAATGATGCAATTCAATCCACAGGATTAAATAAGCCCATTTTTGCAGAAAACACTATTAACTTTAACCCCACGGTAGATTTTGATGGTACAAATCATGAAATGTCTGCTAGTGCTGCTACCAATTCTCAAATTACAATTTTTGCTGTTGCTGAAGGAGCATACAGCTCAACCAAAAGTTTAATAGATTTAGATAATGGTGCAAATGGGTCTGTTTACGTAGAACAAACTGCTGCAACAACTTTTCAAGGTAGCTATACTGATAGTGCTTCATCAACATCTGGTGTAGTGAGTAATGATTTAACTGCAACTACAAGCGGAACACCATATTTGATAAATTATAGACACCTTACTGGTGAAAAAAATAGATTGTTTATCAATGGTATTGTACAAACAGTACCAGGTGTTAACACGAATGCAAATACCCTTTCTGGAAACTTTACAGCTGGTATTGGAGCTAATCTTTCAACATCTTCAACTAGATGGAATGGTGGTATAGCAGAAATGATTGTATACAATTACAAAGTACCACAAGCAGATAGATGGAAAATAGAATCTTACCTAGCTATAAAATACGGTATTACTCTAGGTGTTAACGGAACATCTCAAGATTATGTAGATTCTGATAATAGAGTTATTTGGGATCAATCAGATAATGCCGGGTATAACTATAACGTAACTGGAATTGGACAAGATGACAAATCAGAATTAAACCAAAAACAATCTAAATCTATTAATACAACGGATGATATTACTATTGGGATTAAAGATATTGCTACGAACAATAGCACAAATACAAACGCCTTTTTTGCAGATAAAACATTCCTAATCTGGGGGCATGATAATGGTGCAACAACAGCAACTACAGATATTACTAAAGATTTTGGTGCTGGTACAGGAGTTACAGCCAATGTAAATGTCACACCTATAGTAAGAAAATGGAAAATGGTTGTTACAGATTCTATTCCAACTATAAAACTTTCTATTCCAGAATCTATGGTATCAGCCACCAATCCAGGCGGAGAGGAATATGTCATGATCGTTGCTGATGATGCTTTATTTACAACCAATGTTACATCGGCAACCATGGAAGATGTTGGCACCGAATTAGAAGTTGACTTTTATTTTGAAGGTACTAAGTATATTACATTTGGGTCTACTCCAGAAGTTGACCTAGGTTCTCGTTCCGTGTTTTTTGATGGTACAGACTCGTACATTACTGCTGGCGATGTAAATGACTTAGCTAATATGGATTATACCATTAGTGCATGGGTAAAACGTGATTCTATTAAATTTGATATCATTTCAAAGCGAAACTACTTTCACGAAGCCCCAGGGCCACCTTCTGAAACTTATACACATGGTTATTCGTTTAGAATAAACACAGATGGTAAATTTAGAATGGTATGGAGAGACCCCGAAGATTCTGCCAATAATGTCATGGAAACGTCTGCCATGATACCATCCAAAGAATGGCATCATATCGCAGCTACATACGATTCTGGCACCAATATGACCAATTTGTACATTGATGGTTATTTGGAAGATTCTGACAATACACTAAACGCCATGAATACACCCTCTGATGCTCATTTTATAATAGGAGCTGCTCATCACATAAAAAGACAGCAAAAAGCTAAAGGTAATGTGGATGAAGTACGTGTTTGGGATGTAACCCTTACCGGTGATCAGATTCGATACATTATGAATCAAGAAATTGAAGAAAATGGGGCACTAAATGCCGATGGAAAAGTTTTACCATTAGCTACCACAAAAAACGAAATAATGTCTATTCCCTGGAATAACTTAATTGCTTATTACCCAATGAGTATGATAGTTTTTGGCAGCATTAAAGATGAATCTAATAGCGGTAATGACGCATCGATGATAAATTATGATGGTATTGATGTGCAAACCGCTCCATTACCTTACAAAACAATTCAAAACGGTGACTGGGATGATTCGGCTACTTGGGAAAATGGAAATGTACAATATTTACCAGGAGTTGATTCTTATTTAGATGCACTGGAAACCATTGATTATAATATTGTTCAAATCGATCATAATGTAACTATGGACAATTCCGATAATTTACTCATTCCTGCATCGAGAAATGGTAACAGAACGCTATTAGGTTTAATTATTAATAGTGGTGAATTACAAATTGCCGGTAGTAATGCTACAAATACTGGTTATGCATTAACAGTTTCTCATTATTTAAAACTTGACGGTACCATTGATTTAGAAGGCGAATCACAGTTGATACAAACTGTAGATAGTGACTTAGACACCAGTAGTTCAGGATCATTAGAACGTGACCAACAAGGTACACGAGATTTATACACATATAATTATTGGTCGTCTCCTGTTGGAAGAACTAATACTTCAAACAATAATGTTAACTATACGCTTCCTGAAATACTCAATGACGGTTTAGATTCTGCCAACCCTCTTACTATTAATTTTTTAACATCTGGATATAATGGTACACCGGGGACTGTAGGAACTACTCCAATTGGAATTGCAGATTATTGGATATGGAAGTACGCTAATAGACCGACCGATAATTACCCTTCCTGGCAGCATATTAGAAGTAATGGTTTACTTAATATTGGTGAAGGTTTTACCATGAAAGGTGTTGAAGATACGGGAGGCCTTATAACACAAACCCAAAACTATGTGTTTAGTGGTAAACCAAATAATGGTGAAATCACTTTAAGCTTATCTGCTGGTAATGATTATTTAATTGGTAACCCATACCCTTCTGCTATTGATGCTAATGAATTTATACTAGATAATATTAGCGATGGTCTAGGTAGAGCAGCAAGCAATATTATTAATGGAACCCTTTATTTTTGGGATCATTTTGCTGTTGACTCACATCTTTTAAAAGAATATCAGGGAGGCTATGCCACATATACTCTTATAGGAACTACAGTTGCCATATCTAATGATACTAGAATTAATAATACTGGTGCATCAGGTACAAAAACACCGGGACAATACATTCCTGTAGGACAAGGCTTTTATGTTGTGGCAGATACTGGCGGCACTATAACATTTAAAAATAGTCAACGTACTTTCGTTACAGAAGCATCAGCTTCTTCTTCTTTTCTCAAACCTGGAAATACAAAAAAGCAAAAAAGCAAAACCCAAAAAGGAAAAATTGATAACAGACAAAAAATCAAGTTAATGTTTGATTCTCCAGATGGCTATCATCGTCAATTATTAGTTGGAGTTGATGAGCATACAACTAATGGATGTGATATTGGTTATGACGCGCCATTAATTGAAGACAATAAAGAAGACATGTTCTGGGTATTTTCAGATAATGAATATATTATTCAAGCTGTAAATAATTTTAATTTAGAACAAAAGCTACCAATGGGCATTAGAATTGGTAAAGAAGGTATTGCTTCTATTAAAATAGATGACCTAGAAAATATAAGCAATGATTTAGATATCTATTTAAATGATAAAGAATTAGATATTTATCACAACCTAAGAGATGGCAATTATGAAGTATACTTACCAGTTGGAAATCATTTAGATCGTTTTGAAATCACTTTTTCAAATGGTTCATCATCAAACTCGTTAGATGTTGATGATATTGAAGATACAGCACTTCAGGTATATTTCTCTAATGAAAAAGAAAGCATTATTGTTCATAATCCAACATTAAAAGACATAGAATCTATTGAAATGTTTAATATACTTGGTCAATCTTTATTACAGTTTGAGCCTAAAACTAATACCAACTATATAGAATATAACGTAAGCCAAATTAAAACAGGAAGTTATATATTGAAAATAGAAACTAAAGATGGAAAAATATCCAAAAAAGTATTAGTTAAATAA
- a CDS encoding sulfatase-like hydrolase/transferase has product MKTIKSLCLLLFILFFNFLSSQSPNVIVVIADDMGWSQVSTGLTNLNNPSDFYETPTLETLASEGIAFPYAYVNGANCAPTRAAILSGQYASRPNNNIWAVDNLNRGGSSTLLIGPSQGLPSGIDELPVSAVTIAETMKTVGYATVHLGKFHVGENESTNTTNNAATDQGFDTNYGGGTKGAPGSYFASSSAPYTFHSNIGPELDVYASPYTAAESISLSVNGDNALEGTKKHVSDAMADAAIDWMEINKSTPFFMHFSNFAIHGPFDTGNARPDLVTKYQAKTPSQMGHNSIGQAAIAEGMDQTIGRLVNYLKTTADPRNPGKMLSENTLVYFISDNGGAIGTDDNGPLKGMKGELYEGGIRSVTIAWSEAPWLANKGTVNNTPILAFDLYPTIAEIGGASLPGGYDIDGESQWQMLSNGTAMTRESLFWHFPGYLIDSNRDQRPVSVIRKGDYKLIHNYETASYEMYNLITDISETTNLLAGSPDQATLIIANDLSTDLQNHLINISAPLPTFRSNGTTVPLPYIIDINGGTPNSTDGCQPTSGYEAYWDFDIANATISEDASGNSHNPITTVGVITGDNLDFKEGDQSAVFNGSTKIQYSDGTFLNAATTTRTMMVWVKPTNLTGLQNVYDEGGGSIGIALRLNGSNLEYVVRDSGTTFVQISSPFPNDGNWHHVALVYDGGNVIQRLYIDGVEVASGIAPSSIGTHTGFGGIGGRLSGTDSFKNTTDAFFTGKMDAFVVYNGVLGATEINDSACTAPPVVVANAGPDVTICDGDSTTLTASGGTTYLWNTGATTASISVSPTSTTTYTVTVSDGSTSDDDDVIVTVNALPVADAGADVTIDEGNSTTLTATGGGTYLWSTGATTASINVSPTSTTTYTVTVTQNGCSSIDDVIVTVNSVGCSYSVINSENFESGWGIWNDGGSDSRRSSNDAIYANGTYCVRLRDNTSTSVTTTDNLDLSIYEEITVDFGYYCRSMDNSNEDFWLQISTDGGGNFTTVEEWNRDDEFVNDQFYTDQVIISGPFTSTTQLRFRADASGNSDWVYIDDVVISGCSSGGSSKITSNKTKTDIGTIDEEELNLTEIETILYPNPFKEELIIKIQAEYIQSNIRIFNMLGQLIIEEDYSKETLIKIPTSNLESGQYLININIDGKTIRKRVVKN; this is encoded by the coding sequence ATGAAAACAATTAAAAGTTTATGTTTATTGCTATTTATTTTATTTTTTAATTTTCTCTCCTCTCAATCCCCTAATGTCATTGTCGTCATTGCCGACGATATGGGCTGGTCACAAGTCAGTACGGGATTAACAAATTTGAACAACCCAAGCGATTTCTACGAAACTCCAACCTTGGAAACACTGGCATCGGAAGGCATTGCATTTCCATATGCTTATGTCAATGGCGCCAATTGTGCACCTACGCGAGCTGCTATTTTAAGTGGTCAATATGCTTCACGTCCGAACAATAATATTTGGGCAGTCGATAATTTAAATCGAGGAGGTAGTAGTACTTTGCTTATTGGACCCTCACAAGGATTACCATCTGGCATTGATGAATTACCAGTAAGCGCTGTTACAATTGCAGAAACAATGAAAACTGTAGGTTATGCCACAGTTCATCTTGGAAAATTTCATGTAGGTGAAAACGAAAGTACAAACACAACAAATAATGCTGCTACAGATCAAGGTTTTGATACTAATTATGGTGGCGGTACAAAAGGAGCCCCAGGGAGTTATTTTGCTTCTAGCAGTGCTCCATATACTTTTCACAGTAATATTGGACCTGAATTAGATGTATATGCTTCTCCATATACCGCAGCAGAATCTATTTCTTTATCTGTAAATGGAGATAACGCATTAGAAGGAACTAAAAAACATGTTAGTGATGCTATGGCAGATGCTGCCATTGATTGGATGGAAATAAATAAAAGCACACCTTTTTTTATGCATTTTAGCAATTTTGCTATTCATGGTCCTTTTGATACTGGAAATGCTCGCCCAGATCTTGTGACTAAATATCAAGCTAAAACACCAAGCCAAATGGGACACAATAGTATTGGTCAAGCTGCTATTGCTGAAGGTATGGATCAAACTATTGGTAGATTAGTAAATTATTTAAAAACTACTGCGGATCCTAGAAACCCAGGAAAAATGTTATCTGAAAACACTTTAGTATATTTTATATCAGATAATGGTGGTGCAATAGGTACTGATGATAATGGTCCTTTAAAAGGAATGAAAGGTGAATTGTATGAAGGCGGTATTCGTTCTGTGACAATAGCTTGGTCTGAAGCTCCCTGGTTGGCTAATAAAGGTACAGTAAATAATACACCTATTCTTGCTTTTGATTTGTATCCAACAATCGCAGAAATTGGAGGAGCATCTCTTCCTGGTGGATATGATATTGATGGAGAAAGCCAATGGCAAATGTTGAGCAATGGTACAGCAATGACAAGAGAATCACTTTTTTGGCATTTTCCTGGATATCTTATAGATTCAAATAGAGACCAACGACCAGTATCTGTTATAAGAAAAGGGGATTATAAATTGATTCATAATTACGAAACAGCATCTTATGAGATGTATAATTTGATTACTGATATTAGCGAAACAACAAACTTATTAGCTGGTAGTCCAGATCAAGCCACATTAATTATTGCTAATGACTTGAGCACAGATTTGCAGAATCATTTGATAAATATTTCTGCGCCTTTACCAACATTCAGAAGTAATGGTACAACAGTACCTTTACCTTATATAATTGATATTAATGGAGGTACTCCTAATTCTACAGATGGTTGTCAACCAACAAGTGGATATGAAGCTTATTGGGATTTTGATATAGCTAATGCAACCATAAGTGAAGATGCTTCTGGAAATTCACACAATCCAATAACTACAGTTGGAGTGATTACCGGAGATAATTTAGATTTTAAAGAGGGTGATCAATCTGCTGTTTTTAATGGTTCAACAAAAATACAGTATAGTGATGGAACATTTTTAAATGCAGCTACAACAACTAGAACTATGATGGTATGGGTTAAACCAACTAATCTTACTGGTTTACAAAATGTATATGATGAAGGAGGTGGATCTATTGGTATAGCCTTGAGATTAAATGGGAGTAATTTAGAATATGTTGTAAGAGATAGCGGTACAACTTTTGTACAAATTAGTTCTCCATTTCCAAATGATGGTAATTGGCATCACGTTGCTTTAGTATATGATGGCGGAAATGTTATTCAAAGACTTTATATTGATGGTGTTGAGGTTGCTTCGGGAATTGCGCCATCCTCAATAGGAACGCATACAGGGTTTGGTGGTATTGGTGGAAGGCTCAGTGGAACGGATAGTTTTAAAAATACTACTGATGCTTTTTTTACAGGGAAAATGGATGCTTTTGTAGTTTACAATGGGGTCTTAGGTGCAACAGAAATTAATGATTCAGCTTGTACTGCACCACCAGTTGTAGTTGCAAATGCAGGGCCAGATGTTACAATTTGTGATGGCGATAGCACTACCTTGACAGCTTCAGGCGGCACCACTTATTTATGGAATACAGGAGCTACTACTGCAAGTATTTCAGTAAGTCCAACAAGTACTACAACATATACAGTTACAGTTTCAGATGGAAGTACATCAGATGATGACGATGTTATAGTAACAGTAAATGCCTTACCAGTTGCAGATGCAGGGGCTGATGTCACCATTGATGAAGGAAATTCAACTACTTTGACAGCCACAGGAGGGGGTACCTATTTATGGAGTACTGGAGCGACTACAGCAAGTATTAATGTAAGTCCAACATCCACAACAACATATACAGTCACAGTTACCCAAAATGGCTGTAGTTCTATCGACGATGTTATTGTAACGGTAAATTCAGTAGGGTGCTCTTACTCTGTTATTAACTCCGAAAACTTTGAATCTGGATGGGGTATTTGGAATGATGGCGGGTCAGATAGTAGAAGAAGTTCAAATGATGCGATCTATGCTAACGGAACTTATTGCGTGAGGTTAAGAGATAATACTTCAACATCTGTTACAACTACGGATAATTTAGATTTGTCAATTTATGAAGAGATTACTGTTGATTTTGGCTATTACTGTAGAAGTATGGATAATAGTAATGAAGACTTTTGGCTGCAAATATCTACAGATGGCGGTGGAAATTTTACAACAGTAGAAGAATGGAATAGAGATGATGAATTTGTAAATGATCAATTTTATACAGATCAGGTTATAATTTCTGGTCCGTTTACTTCTACTACTCAGCTAAGGTTTAGAGCTGATGCTTCTGGAAATTCAGATTGGGTATATATAGATGATGTTGTTATTAGTGGTTGTAGTTCTGGTGGATCTTCAAAAATAACTTCTAATAAAACAAAAACAGACATAGGAACTATAGACGAAGAGGAACTTAATTTAACAGAAATTGAAACTATACTTTATCCTAATCCGTTTAAAGAGGAGTTGATTATTAAAATCCAAGCTGAATATATTCAATCTAATATACGGATATTCAATATGCTTGGTCAATTGATTATCGAAGAGGATTATTCAAAAGAAACATTAATTAAGATACCAACCTCGAATTTAGAAAGTGGTCAGTATTTAATTAATATAAATATTGATGGAAAAACCATTCGCAAGCGAGTTGTAAAGAATTAA